A genomic window from Triplophysa dalaica isolate WHDGS20190420 chromosome 24, ASM1584641v1, whole genome shotgun sequence includes:
- the ppp6r3 gene encoding serine/threonine-protein phosphatase 6 regulatory subunit 3 isoform X3: MFWKFDLHTTSHIDTLLEKDDVTLTEVMDEEDVLQECKAQNHKLVEFLVRPQCMEDLVGYITQEPNDDVEEKIKYKYPNISCELLTSDVGQINDRLGEDESLLMKLYSFLQNEPPLNPLLASFFSKVLSILIGRKPEHIVEFLRKREDFVDLMIKHIGTSAIMDLLLRMLTCIEPQHLRQDVLNWLNEEKIIQRLVDMVQPSQDEDRHSNASQSLCEIIRLSRDQMFQVQGCSEPDPLLATLEKQETVEQLLFNIFDKEKNESAIVSVIQILLTLFETRRPAFEGHLEICPPGMNHPSFSVNQSILDAVRPRLKDFHQLLLEPPKKTILNTTWGVLDPPVGNTRLNVVRLVTSLLQTNTHIINQELIALNTLGVILDMYFKYLWNNFLHTQVEICTAMILAMPSTQSESPEINRENDQEPIRENILIKHLFQKCQLIQRILDAWGSNEKEQVEGGRRRGYMGHLTRIANSIVHNSDKGPNGVQIQQLISELPEEERERWESFSSGQLADTNKKNTVDLVNTHHIHSSSDDEVDFKDSGFHQDSSLQQMQQMTSNFIEQFGFNDEEFADQDDVGDIPFDRISDINFSLNTNESANMALFEACCKEKIQQFEDTGSDEEDIWDEKDVTFAPEAQRRPRSSGSTDSEESTDSEEEDGKRDPFESANATSDDRMEVDAGDGPVWTANFDDVPMDTGNSAAPSAPTSASRSAMPEPPGWSSPNAAADGTAGWADFSSFTPVSPKDPLRSNSPVAMETSIETADPLGVNAPMQQENIDPWLSNDKSGKEGATSEPEEEPPSDRITETVTNGSMKETVSLTVDAKTETAVFKRVLKSYREEEKLSTSEDTSAKVFVAETGESEKNICPSNCQKPGLKHLEEKAKTTCEALNGPLEEEATMDEAKSEQRTANLEAAVNGPA; encoded by the exons ATGTTTTGGAAGTTTGATCTGCACACGACGTCCCACATCGACACACTCCTTGAAAAAGATGACGTGACACTCACAGAGGTGATGGATGAGGAGGACGTTCTTCAGGAGTGCAAAGCTCAAAACCACAAACTCGTGGAATTCCTGGTCAGGCCACAGTGCATGGAGGATCTTGTGGGTTACATCACACAGGAGCCTAATGATGACGTGGAGGAGAAGATCAAATACAA GTATCCCAACATATCCTGTGAACTCCTGACCTCAGATGTTGGCCAGATCAACGACAGGCTCGGTGAAGATGAGAGTTTGCTGATGAAGCTTTATAGCTTTTTGCAAAATGAGCCGCCTCTCAACCCGCTGCTGGCTAGTTTCTTTAGCAAGGTCTTGAGCATCCTCATCGGTAGAAAACCAGAGCAT ATCGTGGAGTTTCTTAGAAAGAGGGAAGACTTTGTGGATCTGATGATCAAACACATAGGGACCTCGGCCATTATGGACCTCCTGCTCAGAATGCTCACCTGCATTGAGCCACAGCATCTTAGACAAGATGTATTAAAT TGGCTAAATGAGGAGAAAATTATACAGCGGCTGGTGGATATGGTGCAGCCGTCTCAGGACGAGGAT AGACACTCAAATGCGTCGCAGTCGCTCTGTGAGATCATTCGGCTGAGTAGAGATCAGATGTTCCAAGTTCAAGGCTGCTCGGAGCCCGACCCCCTGCTGGCCACACTGGAGAA ACAGGAGACTGTAGAACAATTGCTGTTCAACATCTTTGACAAAGAGAAGAACGAGTCTGCTATAGTCAGCGTTATCCAGATACTTCTAACCCTCTTTGAGACACGGAGACCAGC ttttgaaGGTCATCTGGAGATCTGTCCCCCTGGTATGAACCACCCATCATTCTCAGTCAATCAGAGTATTCTAGATGCTGTCAGGCCCAGACTGAAAGATTTTCACCAGCTTTTGCTTGAGCCTCCAAAG AAAACCATCTTGAACACAACATGGGGGGTGCTGGATCCACCAGTGGGAAACACTCGCCTTAATGTGGTGCGACTAGTGACCAGCCTTTTGCAGACCAACACTCATATCATAAACCAGGAGCTCATCGCCCTAAACACACTGGGAGTCATACTA GATATGTACTTCAAATACTTGTGGAATAACTTCCTACACACACAAGTAGAAATATGTACAGCCATGATATTAGCGATGCCTTCAACCCAAAGTGAGTCTCCTGAGATTAACAGAGAGAACGACCAAGAACCCATCAGAGAAAACATCCTTATTAAACAT CTCTTTCAAAAGTGCCAGTTAATACAGAGAATTCTCGATGCCTGGGGATCAAATGAGAAGGAACA GGTTGAGGGTGGGCGACGGAGGGGTTACATGGGACACCTGACCAGAATAGCTAATTCTATAGTCCACAACAGTGACAAGGGCCCAAATGGGGTGCAAATTCAACAGCTCATCTCAG AACTTCCAGAGGAAGAAAGGGAGAGATGGGAATCCTTCTCTTCAGGACAGCTAGCAGatacaaacaagaaaaacactgtagACTTA GTTAACACACACCACATACATTCATCCAGTGATGATGAGGTAGATTTCAAAGACAGCGGGTTCCACCAGGACTCTTCCCTACAGCAA ATGCAACAAATGACGTCCAATTTTATTGAGCAGTTTGGCTTCAATGACGAAGAGTTTGCGGATCAGGATGATGTCGGGGA TATTCCCTTTGATAGAATATCAGACATCAACTTTTCCCTGAATACAAATGAGAGT GCAAACATGGCGCTCTTTGAGGCCTGCTGTAAAGAGAAGATCCAGCAGTTTGAGGACACCGGTTCCGACGAAGAGGATATTTGGGATGAAAAAGACGTCACGTTCGCACCAGAAGCTCAGAGACGTCCTAG GAGCTCAGGAAGTACAGATAGCGAGGAGAGCACAGATTCTGAGGAGGAAGATGGCAAACGAGACCCGTTTGAGTCCGCTAATGCAACATCAGATGACAGAATGGAAGTGGATGCTGGGGATG GTCCAGTGTGGACTGCAAATTTCGACGACGTACCAATGGACACAGGCAACTCTGCGGCTCCCAGTGCACCTACGTCTGCCTCTCGGTCTGCAATGCCCGAACCCCCAGGCTGGAGCTCTCCAAATGCAGCTGCAGATGGCACGGCGGGCTGGGCAGACTTTTCTAGCTTCACACCTGTCAG CCCTAAGGATCCGTTGAGGAGCAATTCCCCTGTAGCCATGGAGACCAGCATAGAGACGGCAGACCCTCTGGGTGTCAATGCGCCCATGCAGCAAGAAA ACATAGATCCGTGGCTTTCCAACGACAAAAGTGGGAAGGAAGGGGCGACCTCAGAACCCGAGGAGGAGCCTcccagcgaccgcattactgaaACAGTCACCAATGGCTCCATGAAGGAGACGGTCAGTCTAACTGTGGACGCCAAAACCGAAACTGCTGTTTTTAAAAG AGTGTTGAAATCGTATCG CGAGGAAGAGAAGCTATCTACCTCTGAGGATACATCTGCAAAGGTCTTTGTTGCAGAAACTGGAGAATCTGAGAAGAACATTTGTCCAAGCAACTGTCAGAAACCAGG tctAAAGCACTTAGAAGAGAAAGCAAAAACCACTTGCGAAGCTCTAAACGGCCCTCTAGAGGAAGAGGCCACCATGGACGAAGCCAA ATCAGAGCAGCGCACAGCCAACCTTGAGGCAGCGGTGAACGGTCCAGCGTGA
- the ppp6r3 gene encoding serine/threonine-protein phosphatase 6 regulatory subunit 3 isoform X6: MFWKFDLHTTSHIDTLLEKDDVTLTEVMDEEDVLQECKAQNHKLVEFLVRPQCMEDLVGYITQEPNDDVEEKIKYKYPNISCELLTSDVGQINDRLGEDESLLMKLYSFLQNEPPLNPLLASFFSKVLSILIGRKPEHIVEFLRKREDFVDLMIKHIGTSAIMDLLLRMLTCIEPQHLRQDVLNWLNEEKIIQRLVDMVQPSQDEDRHSNASQSLCEIIRLSRDQMFQVQGCSEPDPLLATLEKQETVEQLLFNIFDKEKNESAIVSVIQILLTLFETRRPAFEGHLEICPPGMNHPSFSVNQSILDAVRPRLKDFHQLLLEPPKKTILNTTWGVLDPPVGNTRLNVVRLVTSLLQTNTHIINQELIALNTLGVILDMYFKYLWNNFLHTQVEICTAMILAMPSTQSESPEINRENDQEPIRENILIKHLFQKCQLIQRILDAWGSNEKEQVEGGRRRGYMGHLTRIANSIVHNSDKGPNGVQIQQLISELPEEERERWESFSSGQLADTNKKNTVDLVNTHHIHSSSDDEVDFKDSGFHQDSSLQQMQQMTSNFIEQFGFNDEEFADQDDVGDIPFDRISDINFSLNTNESANMALFEACCKEKIQQFEDTGSDEEDIWDEKDVTFAPEAQRRPRSSGSTDSEESTDSEEEDGKRDPFESANATSDDRMEVDAGDGPVWTANFDDVPMDTGNSAAPSAPTSASRSAMPEPPGWSSPNAAADGTAGWADFSSFTPVSPKDPLRSNSPVAMETSIETADPLGVNAPMQQENIDPWLSNDKSGKEGATSEPEEEPPSDRITETVTNGSMKETVSLTVDAKTETAVFKSEEEKLSTSEDTSAKVFVAETGESEKNICPSNCQKPGLKHLEEKAKTTCEALNGPLEEEATMDEAKSEQRTANLEAAVNGPA, from the exons ATGTTTTGGAAGTTTGATCTGCACACGACGTCCCACATCGACACACTCCTTGAAAAAGATGACGTGACACTCACAGAGGTGATGGATGAGGAGGACGTTCTTCAGGAGTGCAAAGCTCAAAACCACAAACTCGTGGAATTCCTGGTCAGGCCACAGTGCATGGAGGATCTTGTGGGTTACATCACACAGGAGCCTAATGATGACGTGGAGGAGAAGATCAAATACAA GTATCCCAACATATCCTGTGAACTCCTGACCTCAGATGTTGGCCAGATCAACGACAGGCTCGGTGAAGATGAGAGTTTGCTGATGAAGCTTTATAGCTTTTTGCAAAATGAGCCGCCTCTCAACCCGCTGCTGGCTAGTTTCTTTAGCAAGGTCTTGAGCATCCTCATCGGTAGAAAACCAGAGCAT ATCGTGGAGTTTCTTAGAAAGAGGGAAGACTTTGTGGATCTGATGATCAAACACATAGGGACCTCGGCCATTATGGACCTCCTGCTCAGAATGCTCACCTGCATTGAGCCACAGCATCTTAGACAAGATGTATTAAAT TGGCTAAATGAGGAGAAAATTATACAGCGGCTGGTGGATATGGTGCAGCCGTCTCAGGACGAGGAT AGACACTCAAATGCGTCGCAGTCGCTCTGTGAGATCATTCGGCTGAGTAGAGATCAGATGTTCCAAGTTCAAGGCTGCTCGGAGCCCGACCCCCTGCTGGCCACACTGGAGAA ACAGGAGACTGTAGAACAATTGCTGTTCAACATCTTTGACAAAGAGAAGAACGAGTCTGCTATAGTCAGCGTTATCCAGATACTTCTAACCCTCTTTGAGACACGGAGACCAGC ttttgaaGGTCATCTGGAGATCTGTCCCCCTGGTATGAACCACCCATCATTCTCAGTCAATCAGAGTATTCTAGATGCTGTCAGGCCCAGACTGAAAGATTTTCACCAGCTTTTGCTTGAGCCTCCAAAG AAAACCATCTTGAACACAACATGGGGGGTGCTGGATCCACCAGTGGGAAACACTCGCCTTAATGTGGTGCGACTAGTGACCAGCCTTTTGCAGACCAACACTCATATCATAAACCAGGAGCTCATCGCCCTAAACACACTGGGAGTCATACTA GATATGTACTTCAAATACTTGTGGAATAACTTCCTACACACACAAGTAGAAATATGTACAGCCATGATATTAGCGATGCCTTCAACCCAAAGTGAGTCTCCTGAGATTAACAGAGAGAACGACCAAGAACCCATCAGAGAAAACATCCTTATTAAACAT CTCTTTCAAAAGTGCCAGTTAATACAGAGAATTCTCGATGCCTGGGGATCAAATGAGAAGGAACA GGTTGAGGGTGGGCGACGGAGGGGTTACATGGGACACCTGACCAGAATAGCTAATTCTATAGTCCACAACAGTGACAAGGGCCCAAATGGGGTGCAAATTCAACAGCTCATCTCAG AACTTCCAGAGGAAGAAAGGGAGAGATGGGAATCCTTCTCTTCAGGACAGCTAGCAGatacaaacaagaaaaacactgtagACTTA GTTAACACACACCACATACATTCATCCAGTGATGATGAGGTAGATTTCAAAGACAGCGGGTTCCACCAGGACTCTTCCCTACAGCAA ATGCAACAAATGACGTCCAATTTTATTGAGCAGTTTGGCTTCAATGACGAAGAGTTTGCGGATCAGGATGATGTCGGGGA TATTCCCTTTGATAGAATATCAGACATCAACTTTTCCCTGAATACAAATGAGAGT GCAAACATGGCGCTCTTTGAGGCCTGCTGTAAAGAGAAGATCCAGCAGTTTGAGGACACCGGTTCCGACGAAGAGGATATTTGGGATGAAAAAGACGTCACGTTCGCACCAGAAGCTCAGAGACGTCCTAG GAGCTCAGGAAGTACAGATAGCGAGGAGAGCACAGATTCTGAGGAGGAAGATGGCAAACGAGACCCGTTTGAGTCCGCTAATGCAACATCAGATGACAGAATGGAAGTGGATGCTGGGGATG GTCCAGTGTGGACTGCAAATTTCGACGACGTACCAATGGACACAGGCAACTCTGCGGCTCCCAGTGCACCTACGTCTGCCTCTCGGTCTGCAATGCCCGAACCCCCAGGCTGGAGCTCTCCAAATGCAGCTGCAGATGGCACGGCGGGCTGGGCAGACTTTTCTAGCTTCACACCTGTCAG CCCTAAGGATCCGTTGAGGAGCAATTCCCCTGTAGCCATGGAGACCAGCATAGAGACGGCAGACCCTCTGGGTGTCAATGCGCCCATGCAGCAAGAAA ACATAGATCCGTGGCTTTCCAACGACAAAAGTGGGAAGGAAGGGGCGACCTCAGAACCCGAGGAGGAGCCTcccagcgaccgcattactgaaACAGTCACCAATGGCTCCATGAAGGAGACGGTCAGTCTAACTGTGGACGCCAAAACCGAAACTGCTGTTTTTAAAAG CGAGGAAGAGAAGCTATCTACCTCTGAGGATACATCTGCAAAGGTCTTTGTTGCAGAAACTGGAGAATCTGAGAAGAACATTTGTCCAAGCAACTGTCAGAAACCAGG tctAAAGCACTTAGAAGAGAAAGCAAAAACCACTTGCGAAGCTCTAAACGGCCCTCTAGAGGAAGAGGCCACCATGGACGAAGCCAA ATCAGAGCAGCGCACAGCCAACCTTGAGGCAGCGGTGAACGGTCCAGCGTGA